In the genome of Micromonospora sp. Llam0, the window GTGGCGCCGACGGCGTTCCACCGGCTCGCCCATCCGGACGGTGAGGTGGGCTCTGCCCGCGCGACTGCGGCGGCCGGCACCCTCATGGTGGTGAGCATGGCCGCCACCACACCGGTGGAGAAGATCGCAGCCGCAGCGGCGACGCCCCGGCCATCGGCGACCAGCGGTCCGGGTCGGCCGCCGAAGCTGTGGTTCCAGCTCTACCCGCAGCCGGACCTGGCGTTCACCGAGTCGCTGATCCGGCGCGCCGAGGCCGCCGGCTGCGGTGCCCTGGTGGTCACCGTCGACTCGCCGGTCTTCGGCCGGCGCGAACGGGATCTGCGCAACGGCTTCCTCGACCTGCCGGACGGGTTGTGCTGCGAGAACATGCGCGATCCGGAGACCGGAAAGGTCCGGTCGATCACGATGGACGCCGGGCTGGACTGGCGGCGGATCGAGTGGCTGCGGGCAACGACCCTACTGCCCATCGTCCTCAAAGGAATTCTGCATCCCGCCGACGCCGCGCTGGCGGTCGAACACGGCGCCGACGCGGTGCTGGTGTCGAACCACGGCGGTCGGCAGCTCGACGGCGTACCGGCCAGCCTCGACGCACTGCCCGCCATCGTCGACGCGGTGGCGGGTCGCCTGCCGGTGCTGCTCGACGGCGGGGTGCGGCGCGGCACCGACGTACTCACCGCGCTGGCGTTGGGTGCCACCGCCGTCGGCGTCGGCCGGCCGGTCCTGTGGGGTCTGGCCGCCGCCGGTGAAGCCGGCGTGCGGCAGGTGCTGGAGCTGCTGCGGGCCGACCTGGACCGGACGTTGGCGCTGGCCGGGGCCGCCCGCCCGGCTGAGGTCACCGCCGACCTGATCACCCCGGCGGTACGGCGGTGACCGGGCTCGCCGTACCAGTGCTGCTGGCCGTCGTGGCGGCGGTGGTGCTGTGGACGCTGCCCAGGTGGCTGCCGCCGGCGGTGATCGGCCTGCGGCAGTGGGTGTTCGCCCGGGTCAACGGCACCGAGGGGATCCCGGTGCCCGGCCCGCTGGTCGGCGCGGAACACTTCGAGAAGGTGTACGCGAACCCGGCGGCGGACGGCCGCAGCCGTGGTGCCGGGCTGTCCGACCTGTTCTGGTACTGGCTGGCCCCGGGCCCGCACATGCACCAGGAGCACCTGGAACCGGGTGAGCGGTACCTTGCGGTCGCCCGGACCACCCGGCGGGTGCTGGCCGTGCCGCAGCAACGGTCGGCGGAGCTGGCCGCTGCCGCCGCCCGCCGACAGCTGGACCAGCTGCCGGCCGGCCAGGTCAGCCGGGTGCGGCTGCGGGACATGATGCTGCCGGTCTGGGCCGAGGTCTACTACGAGTTGGTCTTCGGTGAGGCGTGCCCGCCGGACGCTCGGGCGTTGATCGTCGCGAACGCCGATGACGTGGTGACCGCGTTGAAGTGTTGCGGGTTGCGGCACATGGACCGGCGCGACCGGTTGACCCGCTACCTGCGGGCCCGGGTCGACGCGGGCACCGCCCCGGTCGTGTTGCCGGAGCCGTTCACCACGCAGGAGACCGCCTGGTGGCTGCAGGGTGCGTTCTTCAACACGGCGGTGGTGCAGATGTCCGAGGCGATGGCGCATCTGCTGCTGGCCATCGCCCAGCATCCGCCGACGCAGCTCGCGGTACGCCGGGCGTTGGACGGGCCGGCGGCCGACGCCGACCGGTTGCTGGACCGGGTGATCGACGAGACGTTGCGGGTGCATCCGCTGTTCGGCGTGGCGCACCGGATCACCTCGGCGCCGATCGAGGTGGACGCCGGCACCACGCTGCCCGCCGGTTCGGTGCTGCTGTTCAACTATCTCGCCTACCAGCGCACCGGACCGGCCGCCGATGACGAATTCGACCCGGACCGCTGGTTGCGGGTGTCCCGGCGGGAGGCGCATTTCGTGCCGTTCGGCGTCACCGCGAACCGGGCCTGTCCGGCGCGCGGCGTTGCGCCGGTGATGATGCGCGCCGTGACCCGTGAGGTGCTGCGTCGGTTCGCGCTGGCCTCCTCGGTACGTCACGACCGGTCGTTGCCGAGCCGGGGTCCGTGCTTCCTCATCCCGGCCGGGCCGGCGCCCGATGCCGGGCCGGCGCCCGATGCCGGGCCGGCGGCGGTCACGGCCGGGCCGGCGGCGGTTGGGGTTCCGGGGCGGCTGCGGATGTGGTTGATGCGCACCGGGGACCGGTGGGCCGATGTCTGGCGCAGCCTGGTCCAGCTGGTCTTCGGTAGCGTGATGGTGATCCACGCGCGACGGCTGCGACTGTGCGCGAACCACTTCGAGCACGCCGACCACTGACGCTGCCGCTGCCGCAGCCCGGCGCAGTTTGTCGTGCCGTCGCATGTCGAGATTACTAGTAATAGATAAATGTCTATGGGATAACCGGGTCCGGGTGTGCGATTCTCAACGGGTGATGACGGCAAGTGTGGCGGCGCCACCGGCACACCGCCTGCTCCTGATCGAGGACGACGCGGACCTCGCGAGCCTGCTGAGCGAGACGCTCGCCGACGAAGGCTACCGGGTCGACGCCGCCCATGACGGACAGCGCGGACTGCATCTGGGGCTGACCCGACCGTACGACGTCATGGTGATCGACCGCATGCTACCCGCGATCGACGGGCTGCACCTGCTCGCCCGGCTCCGATCGCGTGCGGTGCAGGCCCGTGCGTTGATCCTGACCGCGCTCGGCGCGGTCGACGACCGGGTCGCCGGCCTCGACGCGGGCGCCGACGACTACCTGGTGAAACCGTTCGAACTGGACGAGCTGGCGGCCCGGCTGCGAGCACTGTGCCGGCGCAGCCTCGACACCGCCGAGACGGTACGGGTCGGCGACGGCTGGCTCGACCTGGGGCTGCGGGACGTGGTGCTGCCCGACGGGTCCCGGGTGGCGTTGTCGCTGCGGGAGTTCGACCTGCTCCGGGTGATCGCCACGGCACCGACGAGGGTGCACTCCCGGTCCGGGCTGCGGCGGCAGGTCTTCGAGGACGCCCACGCCACCTCTATCGTCGACACGTACGTCTACTACCTGCGCCGCAAGCTCGGTCGTTCGGTGATCCGGACCGTTCACGGGCTCGGCTACCGGCTCGGTGAGCTCTGATGACGCGATCGTCGGCTGAGCCGTTCGGCACCTCCTGGGCCGCCGCCGAACGCAAGGTCATCGCGCGGGCCAGGCTGCGCGTCGGCGCGCTGGTCGGCCTCGCGGTCACCGCGCTGGTCACCCTGGTCGGCGGGATCGCCTACGGCATGCTCGTGCACGGGCAGGAGAAGCAGATCGACCGGGAGCTGCGCTACACGGCCAGCCGCGGCGACCCGTCCGGCCCGCCGGGCTGCACCTGGTTGTTCCTGCGCAGCGGCGGCGAGCCGCAGAACGCGGCGGCCCTCGCGCAGCAGACAGCAGGAGCCCCGGCACCGCAGGACGCGG includes:
- a CDS encoding alpha-hydroxy acid oxidase, producing the protein MNGYALAGGPAPVNLADLRAAAGRRLDPAHDDFFAGGAGDERTVRDNEAAFDAYRVLPRVLRGAGDRDLRTQLLGETLAMPVLVAPTAFHRLAHPDGEVGSARATAAAGTLMVVSMAATTPVEKIAAAAATPRPSATSGPGRPPKLWFQLYPQPDLAFTESLIRRAEAAGCGALVVTVDSPVFGRRERDLRNGFLDLPDGLCCENMRDPETGKVRSITMDAGLDWRRIEWLRATTLLPIVLKGILHPADAALAVEHGADAVLVSNHGGRQLDGVPASLDALPAIVDAVAGRLPVLLDGGVRRGTDVLTALALGATAVGVGRPVLWGLAAAGEAGVRQVLELLRADLDRTLALAGAARPAEVTADLITPAVRR
- a CDS encoding cytochrome P450 gives rise to the protein MTGLAVPVLLAVVAAVVLWTLPRWLPPAVIGLRQWVFARVNGTEGIPVPGPLVGAEHFEKVYANPAADGRSRGAGLSDLFWYWLAPGPHMHQEHLEPGERYLAVARTTRRVLAVPQQRSAELAAAAARRQLDQLPAGQVSRVRLRDMMLPVWAEVYYELVFGEACPPDARALIVANADDVVTALKCCGLRHMDRRDRLTRYLRARVDAGTAPVVLPEPFTTQETAWWLQGAFFNTAVVQMSEAMAHLLLAIAQHPPTQLAVRRALDGPAADADRLLDRVIDETLRVHPLFGVAHRITSAPIEVDAGTTLPAGSVLLFNYLAYQRTGPAADDEFDPDRWLRVSRREAHFVPFGVTANRACPARGVAPVMMRAVTREVLRRFALASSVRHDRSLPSRGPCFLIPAGPAPDAGPAPDAGPAAVTAGPAAVGVPGRLRMWLMRTGDRWADVWRSLVQLVFGSVMVIHARRLRLCANHFEHADH
- a CDS encoding response regulator transcription factor, which translates into the protein MTASVAAPPAHRLLLIEDDADLASLLSETLADEGYRVDAAHDGQRGLHLGLTRPYDVMVIDRMLPAIDGLHLLARLRSRAVQARALILTALGAVDDRVAGLDAGADDYLVKPFELDELAARLRALCRRSLDTAETVRVGDGWLDLGLRDVVLPDGSRVALSLREFDLLRVIATAPTRVHSRSGLRRQVFEDAHATSIVDTYVYYLRRKLGRSVIRTVHGLGYRLGEL